From the genome of Mycobacterium dioxanotrophicus, one region includes:
- a CDS encoding TetR/AcrR family transcriptional regulator yields the protein MLGDVIQPLKRRRAPRGSGEQLREEILDAATELLLETGHAKAVSIRSVAQRVGVTPPSIYLHFADKDALLDAVCARYFEKLDEQMQAVSDQPSSIEVLRAQGLAYVRFARDTPELYRIATMGEGRPGSDVDLTLNSSAFMHLRTSVEALIAEGVYPAGDATAMALELWTAAHGVAAMLVAKPYLPWGDAEEFADRVLRAVCLGQIVGGMIGTDVAPSDTVARLKEFAEGIHQ from the coding sequence ATGCTGGGTGACGTGATACAGCCCCTCAAGCGCCGACGCGCCCCACGCGGTTCCGGCGAGCAACTGCGCGAGGAGATCCTCGACGCCGCCACCGAACTGCTGCTCGAAACGGGCCACGCCAAGGCCGTGTCGATTCGGTCGGTGGCGCAGCGGGTGGGCGTCACGCCGCCTTCGATCTATCTGCACTTCGCCGACAAGGACGCGCTGCTGGACGCCGTGTGCGCGCGCTACTTCGAGAAGCTCGACGAGCAGATGCAGGCGGTCTCCGACCAGCCGTCGTCGATCGAGGTGCTGCGCGCGCAGGGCCTGGCCTACGTGCGCTTCGCCCGGGACACCCCGGAGCTCTACCGCATCGCCACCATGGGGGAGGGCAGGCCGGGCAGCGATGTTGATCTGACGCTCAACAGTTCGGCGTTCATGCACCTGCGGACCTCCGTGGAAGCGCTCATCGCCGAGGGTGTCTACCCGGCGGGTGACGCCACGGCGATGGCGCTGGAACTGTGGACCGCGGCCCATGGCGTCGCGGCCATGCTGGTCGCCAAGCCGTACCTGCCGTGGGGTGACGCCGAGGAATTCGCCGACCGGGTGTTGCGCGCGGTGTGTCTCGGGCAGATCGTCGGAGGCATGATCGGAACCGACGTGGCGCCGAGCGACACCGTCGCCCGGCTGAAGGAATTCGCCGAAGGGATCCACCAATGA
- a CDS encoding class I SAM-dependent methyltransferase has protein sequence MSTPTIVDNPFFARVWKTLSSYEPDALRRLRAENLSGLTGRVLEVGAGTGTNFALYPDTVAEVVAIEPERHLAEVAQQAAAAASVPVTVTGETAEQFASSEPFDAVVCSLVLCSIEEPVSVLRQLFSVLRPGGELRYLEHVASSGYKDRLQRVADATVWPRLLGNCHTHRDTEHAIVEAGFVIDGARREWVLPSWVPLPVSEWAIGRAVRP, from the coding sequence ATGAGCACTCCGACCATCGTCGACAACCCGTTCTTCGCGCGGGTGTGGAAAACGCTGTCGAGCTACGAACCGGACGCGCTGCGCCGGCTGCGGGCCGAGAACCTGTCCGGTCTCACCGGCCGGGTGCTCGAGGTCGGCGCGGGCACCGGCACCAACTTCGCGCTCTATCCGGACACGGTCGCCGAGGTCGTGGCCATCGAACCCGAACGCCACCTCGCCGAGGTGGCGCAGCAGGCCGCGGCTGCCGCGTCGGTACCCGTCACGGTGACCGGTGAAACCGCCGAACAGTTCGCGAGCTCCGAACCGTTCGACGCGGTGGTCTGCTCGCTGGTGCTGTGTTCCATCGAGGAACCGGTTTCGGTTCTGCGGCAGCTGTTTTCGGTGCTGCGGCCGGGTGGGGAACTGCGGTACCTGGAGCACGTGGCCAGCTCGGGTTACAAGGACCGGTTGCAGCGCGTCGCCGATGCCACCGTCTGGCCCCGGCTGCTGGGAAACTGCCACACACATCGCGACACCGAGCACGCCATCGTCGAAGCCGGATTCGTGATCGACGGCGCGCGGCGCGAATGGGTGCTGCCGTCGTGGGTGCCGCTGCCGGTGTCGGAGTGGGCAATCGGGCGCGCGGTGCGGCCCTAG
- a CDS encoding MMPL family transporter, with translation MLNRIAHLAIAAPRRILVIAALVMAAAAIFGIPVAKSLSAGGFQDPSSESARAAKLLSDKFDRGDMQLVISVTADQGVHSAAATAAGTDIVTALQSSPDVTQVSSAWTAPPPAAAGLISKDGRTGLIVAGISGGESGAQKHAKELTDRLVHDRNGVTVRSGGEAMIYVQINGQSEKDLLMMESIAIPLSFLVLVWVFGGLLAAALPLAVGGFAILGSLAVLRGFTMVTDVSIFALNLTVAMGLALAIDYTLLIISRYRDELADGAAPEQALVRTMTTAGRTVLFSAMTVALSMVAMVLFPMYFLKSFAYAGIAVVGLAALAAIVIAPAAIVLLGDRLDAFDVRRFARRILGRPEPVRKPVDQTLWYRMTKHVMRRSLPIGVTLVAVLLLLGAPFLGIKWGFPDDRVLPQSASARQVGDELRTSFATDAATTVTVVVPDATGLTPADLDRYAGALSAVPDVTSVSAPGGTFVGGRSVGPPSAGTGLKDGSAYLSVGSNAPLFSAASEKQLDALRAVPAPAAVQLTGTAQVNRDSSAAITSRLPLVLGVIAAITFILLFLLTGSVVLPLKALLLNVLSLSAAFGALVWIFQDGNLGALGTTPTGTLVANLPVLLFCIAFGLSMDYEVFLVSRIREYWLESAETSPRLRNDEAVALGLARTGRVITAAALLMSISFAALIAAQVAFMRMFGLGLTLAILVDATLVRVLLVPAFMHMLGKWSWWAPAPLARLHRRIGISESSSGPTKPVERECAAVGVADAG, from the coding sequence GTGCTGAACCGGATCGCTCACCTGGCCATCGCCGCGCCCCGGCGCATCCTCGTCATCGCCGCCCTGGTGATGGCCGCAGCCGCGATCTTCGGTATTCCCGTCGCCAAGAGCCTCTCCGCAGGCGGCTTTCAGGACCCGTCTTCGGAGTCGGCCCGGGCCGCCAAGCTGCTCTCGGACAAGTTCGACCGCGGCGACATGCAGCTGGTGATCAGCGTGACTGCCGATCAGGGGGTGCACAGTGCCGCCGCGACGGCAGCGGGCACCGACATCGTCACCGCGTTGCAGAGCTCCCCGGACGTGACGCAGGTCAGTTCGGCGTGGACCGCGCCTCCGCCTGCCGCGGCCGGCCTGATCAGTAAGGACGGCCGAACCGGCCTCATCGTCGCGGGCATCAGCGGGGGTGAGAGTGGGGCGCAGAAGCACGCCAAGGAGCTGACGGACCGGCTCGTGCACGACCGCAACGGGGTCACCGTGCGCTCCGGGGGCGAAGCGATGATCTACGTCCAGATCAACGGGCAGAGCGAGAAAGACCTGTTGATGATGGAGTCCATCGCCATCCCGCTCAGCTTCCTGGTGCTGGTCTGGGTGTTCGGCGGGCTGCTGGCAGCCGCCCTGCCGCTGGCCGTCGGCGGGTTCGCGATCTTGGGATCGCTGGCGGTGCTGCGCGGATTCACCATGGTCACCGACGTGTCGATCTTCGCGCTGAACCTCACCGTCGCCATGGGATTGGCCCTGGCCATCGACTACACCCTGCTGATCATCAGCCGGTATCGCGACGAGTTGGCCGACGGCGCCGCGCCCGAGCAGGCGCTGGTGCGGACCATGACGACCGCCGGACGCACAGTGCTGTTCTCGGCGATGACCGTGGCGCTGTCGATGGTCGCGATGGTGCTGTTCCCGATGTACTTCCTCAAGTCGTTCGCCTACGCCGGTATCGCGGTGGTGGGCTTGGCGGCGCTGGCCGCCATCGTCATCGCCCCCGCGGCAATCGTGTTGCTCGGCGACCGCCTCGACGCGTTCGACGTCCGTCGCTTCGCCCGCCGCATCCTCGGCAGGCCCGAACCGGTGCGCAAGCCGGTGGACCAGACACTCTGGTACCGCATGACGAAACACGTCATGCGACGGTCACTTCCGATCGGGGTCACGCTGGTCGCTGTGCTGTTGCTGCTGGGCGCGCCGTTCCTCGGGATCAAGTGGGGCTTCCCCGACGATCGCGTACTCCCGCAGTCGGCATCGGCGCGCCAGGTGGGCGACGAGTTGCGGACATCGTTCGCGACTGACGCGGCGACGACGGTCACCGTCGTCGTCCCCGACGCGACCGGTCTCACGCCCGCAGATCTCGACCGGTACGCCGGCGCGCTGTCGGCGGTCCCCGACGTGACCTCGGTATCCGCCCCCGGCGGCACCTTCGTCGGCGGACGGTCGGTGGGCCCGCCGTCGGCGGGGACCGGGCTCAAGGACGGCAGCGCGTACCTCAGTGTCGGCAGCAATGCACCACTGTTCAGCGCCGCGTCCGAGAAACAGCTCGACGCACTGCGGGCTGTCCCTGCCCCCGCCGCAGTGCAGTTGACCGGCACCGCGCAGGTCAACCGGGACAGCTCCGCGGCCATCACGTCGCGGCTCCCTCTGGTCCTCGGCGTGATCGCGGCCATCACGTTCATCCTGCTGTTCCTGCTCACCGGCAGTGTCGTGCTTCCGCTGAAAGCGTTGCTGCTCAACGTGTTGTCGCTGTCTGCGGCGTTCGGCGCGCTGGTGTGGATCTTCCAGGACGGCAATCTGGGGGCACTGGGCACCACGCCCACCGGAACGCTCGTCGCCAACCTGCCGGTGCTGCTGTTCTGCATCGCCTTCGGGTTGTCGATGGACTACGAGGTGTTCCTGGTATCGCGGATCCGCGAATACTGGCTCGAATCCGCAGAGACGTCGCCTCGCCTCAGGAATGACGAGGCGGTGGCACTCGGATTGGCCCGCACCGGCCGCGTGATCACCGCAGCGGCACTGCTGATGTCGATATCGTTCGCCGCACTGATCGCGGCTCAGGTCGCGTTCATGCGCATGTTCGGCCTTGGGTTGACCTTGGCCATCCTCGTCGACGCCACCCTGGTCCGCGTCCTACTGGTACCCGCGTTCATGCATATGTTGGGCAAGTGGTCGTGGTGGGCACCGGCCCCGCTGGCCCGCTTGCATCGCCGGATCGGCATCAGCGAGTCCAGTTCCGGCCCAACGAAACCCGTCGAACGGGAATGTGCCGCTGTCGGCGTGGCGGATGCTGGGTGA